The following proteins are encoded in a genomic region of Candidatus Stygibacter australis:
- a CDS encoding cohesin domain-containing protein, with protein MKKILIFVAVLMFTWLLAGDIKDISIDGGTYTVNAGDSLRIYVNANDISLDMRVIAFQFDAYYDSTLVKYITHKPGDLFENAMLMANGKETGMLKVACSHWQPQEGSGTLVELIFFALTPGETHLQFDKFKMNSDTMTQVYDADIKILPVRSERKKK; from the coding sequence ATGAAGAAAATTTTAATATTTGTGGCAGTCTTGATGTTCACCTGGCTGCTGGCTGGTGATATCAAAGATATTTCCATCGATGGTGGCACCTATACCGTTAATGCTGGAGACAGTCTGCGGATATATGTTAATGCCAATGATATTTCTCTGGATATGCGGGTTATAGCCTTTCAATTTGATGCCTATTATGACAGCACTCTTGTGAAATATATCACTCATAAACCAGGTGACCTGTTTGAGAATGCCATGCTGATGGCTAATGGTAAAGAAACAGGAATGCTTAAGGTGGCGTGCAGTCACTGGCAGCCTCAGGAAGGTAGTGGAACTCTGGTGGAATTGATCTTTTTTGCCCTTACCCCCGGAGAAACCCATTTGCAGTTTGATAAATTTAAAATGAACTCTGATACTATGACTCAGGTCTATGATGCAGATATTAAAATTCTGCCAGTCAGATCTGAGCGTAAGAAAAAATAA
- a CDS encoding T9SS type A sorting domain-containing protein has translation MKKIIIIICLFAAISLFADLQDAEIIVSSGSVNAGESITIDISTTELIEDFDVISFQFEMEYNSEAVTYEDYAEGDIFLDGMLLVNETEPGSLRAAYSHYEAQTGSGVLIRLTFSGIADSTILDIHDFKYNATSIENTTDGTIVVINNDITEDIPAQITQVGIQSISPNPFNPSTTINFLVPDGETAVTLNIYSVKGQLVKRFHLNGLASNSLSSINWQGVDEHGRDVASGIYFCEVKGATSKACSKMLLLK, from the coding sequence ATGAAAAAAATAATTATTATAATATGCCTGTTTGCAGCAATAAGTCTGTTCGCTGATCTTCAAGACGCAGAGATCATTGTATCCTCGGGAAGTGTGAATGCAGGAGAAAGTATCACAATCGATATTTCTACTACAGAATTGATCGAAGATTTTGATGTGATAAGTTTCCAGTTTGAGATGGAATATAATTCAGAAGCTGTCACCTATGAGGACTATGCTGAAGGTGATATATTTCTTGATGGAATGCTGCTGGTCAATGAAACGGAACCTGGAAGTCTTCGTGCTGCTTATAGTCATTATGAAGCGCAAACTGGTTCTGGAGTTTTAATTAGACTTACTTTTTCAGGTATTGCTGATAGCACGATCCTTGATATTCATGACTTCAAATATAATGCTACTTCGATTGAAAATACTACTGATGGAACTATTGTTGTCATAAATAATGATATCACAGAGGATATTCCTGCTCAAATAACGCAGGTGGGCATTCAAAGCATTAGCCCAAATCCCTTTAATCCCAGCACTACGATCAATTTCCTTGTCCCCGATGGTGAGACTGCTGTAACTCTTAATATCTATTCCGTAAAAGGTCAGTTGGTTAAGAGATTTCATCTAAATGGTCTGGCATCAAATTCGCTATCAAGCATTAACTGGCAGGGTGTTGATGAGCACGGCAGGGACGTAGCCAGCGGAATATATTTCTGTGAGGTGAAAGGAGCAACCAGCAAAGCTTGCAGCAAAATGCTGCTGCTGAAATAG